The following are from one region of the Pectobacterium actinidiae genome:
- a CDS encoding amidohydrolase, whose protein sequence is MALKRYIPPALAVAFSSCFLSLGYAAELAEKDRETIVNAVANYSGQMTNVAQQIWSKPELGYLETNTSQLLQNELKAAGFSIEAGVAGIPTAFVATAGKSGGPVIGILAEMDALPGFSQAATPERSPVAGIEAGHACGHHLFGAGSVGAAIALKQWLEATGKPGQIRVYGTPAEEGGSGKVYMTREGMFKDVDVMLHWHPGDENSASQDYSLANVNGKFRFYGRSAHAALAPEKGRSALDGVEALNFMVNAMREHVPQETRIHYVITDGGKAPNVVPDFAEVYYYVRHPDPAVVASVTDRIRKAAEGAALGTETRYEFEILGGVYSLLPNNVLGKVMDDSLRSVGAPQWDKADTDFATALQKTLDQPKLPPLSSAGHIAPYHFGEMGYASTDVGDVSWVVPTVGLGTATWVPGVPAHSWQAVASGGMAIGYKGMDVAAKTLAVTGAKLLSDPALIQQAKAEFDKSRGENFHYKPLLGDRKPALDYRKPSAGK, encoded by the coding sequence ATGGCACTGAAACGATATATACCGCCCGCGCTGGCCGTGGCGTTTTCTTCTTGCTTCCTTTCATTGGGTTATGCCGCTGAACTGGCTGAGAAAGATCGGGAAACGATCGTGAACGCCGTCGCGAATTACTCGGGACAGATGACGAACGTTGCTCAGCAGATATGGTCAAAGCCCGAGCTGGGCTATTTGGAAACCAACACGTCTCAACTGTTACAAAATGAGCTGAAAGCCGCAGGGTTCAGCATTGAAGCAGGCGTTGCGGGGATACCCACCGCGTTTGTGGCGACGGCAGGGAAATCCGGTGGGCCGGTTATCGGTATTCTGGCTGAGATGGACGCGCTGCCGGGCTTCTCTCAGGCCGCGACGCCAGAGCGTTCGCCCGTTGCGGGTATAGAGGCTGGGCATGCCTGTGGGCATCACCTGTTTGGTGCCGGGTCGGTGGGCGCGGCGATTGCGCTGAAACAGTGGCTGGAGGCGACGGGTAAACCTGGCCAAATCCGGGTTTACGGCACGCCAGCGGAGGAGGGCGGCTCCGGTAAAGTCTATATGACGCGGGAGGGGATGTTTAAGGATGTGGATGTGATGCTGCACTGGCATCCCGGCGATGAGAATTCTGCCTCGCAAGATTATTCACTGGCGAATGTGAACGGTAAGTTTCGTTTCTATGGTCGCTCCGCGCATGCTGCTCTGGCACCAGAAAAAGGGCGTTCGGCGCTGGATGGCGTAGAGGCGTTGAATTTTATGGTGAATGCGATGCGAGAGCATGTGCCGCAGGAAACACGCATTCACTATGTGATTACCGATGGGGGTAAAGCGCCGAACGTGGTGCCGGACTTCGCCGAAGTGTATTACTACGTGCGTCACCCCGATCCGGCTGTGGTCGCCAGCGTCACCGATCGCATCCGTAAAGCGGCAGAAGGTGCCGCGCTGGGCACCGAAACGCGTTATGAATTTGAAATTCTTGGCGGCGTGTACAGCCTGTTGCCGAACAACGTGTTGGGAAAAGTGATGGATGACAGCCTCAGAAGCGTCGGCGCGCCGCAGTGGGATAAGGCGGATACGGATTTTGCCACCGCGCTACAGAAAACGTTGGATCAACCCAAACTGCCACCGCTGTCCAGTGCGGGTCATATCGCGCCGTACCATTTTGGCGAAATGGGATATGCGTCGACCGATGTGGGGGATGTCAGTTGGGTCGTGCCGACGGTTGGGCTGGGAACGGCAACCTGGGTGCCTGGCGTACCGGCACACAGCTGGCAGGCGGTGGCGTCCGGTGGTATGGCGATTGGCTATAAAGGTATGGACGTTGCAGCCAAAACGCTGGCTGTCACAGGGGCGAAGCTACTGAGCGATCCTGCATTAATTCAACAGGCGAAAGCGGAGTTCGACAAGAGCCGTGGCGAGAACTTCCACTATAAGCCGCTACTGGGCGATCGAAAGCCCGCGCTGGATTACCGTAAACCTTCCGCAGGGAAATAA
- a CDS encoding GIY-YIG nuclease family protein — protein sequence MTEHTEDSRWYLYILRTVAGTLYTGITTDVSRRLNQHQTGKGAKALRGKGELTLVFHCLVGDRSDALKLEYRIKQLSKSQKERLVQDQPKTLCISNTMY from the coding sequence ATGACTGAACACACCGAAGATTCACGCTGGTATTTGTACATACTGCGCACGGTCGCAGGGACGCTGTACACGGGTATCACAACGGATGTCAGCCGCCGCCTGAATCAGCATCAAACGGGAAAAGGGGCAAAAGCATTGCGGGGAAAAGGAGAATTAACGCTGGTGTTTCATTGTCTGGTGGGGGATCGCTCAGACGCACTCAAACTGGAATATCGCATTAAACAGTTGAGCAAAAGTCAAAAAGAAAGGCTGGTACAAGACCAGCCCAAGACGCTTTGTATTTCAAACACGATGTATTAA
- the deoA gene encoding thymidine phosphorylase, translating to MFLIQEIIRKKRDGKALSEEEIRFFINGIRDNTVSEGQIAALAMTIYFHDMSMDERVALTLAMRDSGTVLDWKSLNLNGPLVDKHSTGGVGDVTSLMLGPMVAACGGYVPMISGRGLGHTGGTLDKLEAIPGLDIFPNDDDFRRIIQQVGVAIIGQTSSLAPADKRFYATRDITATVDSIPLITASILAKKLAEGLDALVMDVKVGSGAFMPTYELSEQLAQAIVGVANNAGCRTSALLTDMNQVLASSAGNALEVREAVRFLTGESRNPRLYDVTMALCGEMLLAGGLASSADEAHSRLQAVLDNGKAADVFGRMVAAQRGPGDFVEHYDRYLPVATLSKPVFATREGIVTAMDTRALGMAVVSLGGGRRQATDIIDYSVGLDSMISLGERVDAQRPLAVIHANTEAQWQQAANEVRAAIQLGDTAPEKTPMVYRRVSVEA from the coding sequence TTGTTTCTGATTCAAGAAATTATTCGTAAGAAGCGGGATGGAAAAGCGCTGAGCGAAGAAGAGATCCGCTTCTTTATCAACGGTATTCGTGACAATACCGTATCTGAAGGCCAGATTGCGGCGCTGGCAATGACCATTTATTTTCATGACATGTCGATGGATGAGCGCGTGGCGCTGACGTTGGCGATGCGTGATTCCGGCACGGTACTGGACTGGAAAAGTCTGAACCTGAATGGCCCGCTGGTGGACAAGCATTCTACCGGTGGCGTCGGGGATGTCACTTCGCTGATGCTGGGGCCGATGGTCGCCGCCTGTGGGGGCTACGTCCCGATGATCTCAGGGCGTGGCTTAGGGCATACCGGCGGCACGTTAGATAAACTGGAAGCGATTCCGGGACTGGATATTTTCCCGAACGATGATGATTTTCGTCGCATCATCCAGCAGGTTGGTGTCGCAATTATTGGGCAAACCTCCTCGCTGGCACCGGCGGATAAACGCTTTTACGCCACGCGTGACATTACCGCTACGGTCGATTCAATCCCGCTGATCACCGCGTCGATTCTGGCGAAGAAGCTGGCGGAAGGGTTGGACGCGCTGGTGATGGACGTCAAAGTGGGATCCGGGGCGTTTATGCCGACCTATGAACTGTCCGAACAGCTGGCGCAGGCGATTGTCGGCGTAGCGAATAACGCGGGCTGTCGTACCAGCGCACTGCTGACTGACATGAATCAGGTGTTGGCTTCGAGTGCGGGTAACGCGCTGGAAGTGCGAGAAGCCGTGCGTTTCCTGACGGGAGAGAGCCGCAATCCGCGCCTGTATGATGTTACTATGGCGCTCTGTGGCGAGATGCTGCTGGCGGGCGGGCTGGCAAGCTCGGCGGACGAGGCGCATTCACGTCTGCAAGCCGTGTTGGATAACGGCAAAGCGGCCGACGTCTTTGGTCGCATGGTCGCCGCACAGCGTGGCCCAGGCGATTTTGTCGAACACTACGATCGTTATCTGCCAGTGGCGACATTAAGCAAGCCTGTTTTTGCGACGCGTGAAGGCATTGTCACTGCAATGGACACCCGGGCGTTGGGCATGGCTGTCGTCTCGCTGGGGGGCGGACGCCGTCAGGCCACGGATATTATCGATTATAGCGTCGGTCTGGATAGCATGATCAGCTTGGGTGAACGCGTTGACGCGCAGCGTCCGCTGGCGGTGATCCACGCCAATACGGAAGCGCAGTGGCAGCAGGCGGCGAATGAAGTCCGTGCCGCGATCCAACTGGGTGACACCGCGCCAGAAAAGACCCCGATGGTTTATCGTCGGGTGAGCGTAGAAGCGTAA
- the deoB gene encoding phosphopentomutase — protein sequence MKRAYIMVLDSFGIGSSADAERFGDVGSDTLGHIAQACAAGTADKGRSGKLHLPNLSRLGLGKAAEASTGTFPVGLDENADIIGAYAYASEISSGKDTPSGHWEIAGVPVLFDWGYFKDEENSFPQELLDKLVERANLPGYLGNCHSSGTVILDQLAEEHMKTGKPIFYTSADSVFQIACHEETFGLDKLYELCEIAREELTEGNYNIGRVIARPFIGDKPGNFERTGNRHDLAVEPPAPTILKKMVDEKGGEVVSVGKIADIYAQVGITKKVKATGIDALFDATLKEMDSAGDNTIVFTNFVDFDSAYGHRRDIPGYAAALELFDRRLPEMLSRVKGDDILILTADHGCDPSWHGTDHTRENVPVLIYGPNVKPGSYGHRETFADIGQTVAAYFGLSPMDYGKSIL from the coding sequence ATGAAACGTGCATATATTATGGTTCTCGACTCGTTTGGGATCGGTAGCAGTGCTGATGCAGAGCGTTTTGGCGATGTCGGTTCGGATACGCTCGGTCACATCGCTCAGGCGTGTGCGGCGGGGACGGCGGATAAAGGGCGCAGCGGCAAGCTGCATTTGCCGAACCTGAGCCGTTTGGGGCTGGGTAAAGCCGCTGAGGCCTCAACGGGGACGTTCCCAGTAGGGCTGGATGAAAATGCTGACATCATCGGGGCTTACGCGTACGCCAGCGAAATCTCCTCGGGGAAAGATACGCCGTCTGGCCACTGGGAAATTGCCGGTGTGCCTGTGCTGTTTGACTGGGGCTATTTTAAAGATGAAGAAAACAGCTTTCCGCAGGAACTGCTGGATAAGCTGGTAGAACGCGCCAATCTGCCGGGTTATCTGGGCAACTGCCACTCTTCCGGCACGGTGATTCTGGATCAACTGGCTGAAGAACACATGAAAACCGGCAAGCCGATTTTCTACACCTCTGCGGATTCCGTGTTCCAGATTGCCTGCCATGAAGAAACATTCGGTCTGGATAAGCTGTACGAACTGTGTGAAATCGCCCGCGAAGAGCTGACCGAAGGGAATTACAACATCGGGCGCGTGATCGCACGTCCGTTTATCGGCGACAAACCCGGTAACTTCGAGCGTACTGGCAACCGTCACGATCTGGCCGTCGAACCGCCTGCGCCGACTATCCTGAAAAAAATGGTGGATGAAAAAGGTGGTGAGGTGGTTTCCGTCGGTAAAATTGCGGATATCTACGCGCAGGTCGGCATCACGAAGAAAGTGAAGGCCACCGGCATCGATGCGTTGTTTGATGCCACCCTGAAAGAGATGGATAGTGCGGGCGACAACACTATCGTGTTTACCAACTTTGTTGATTTCGATTCCGCCTATGGCCACCGCCGCGATATTCCGGGCTATGCTGCCGCGCTGGAACTGTTTGATCGCCGCCTGCCAGAAATGCTGTCCCGCGTGAAGGGTGACGACATCCTGATTCTGACGGCCGACCACGGCTGTGACCCAAGCTGGCATGGCACCGATCACACCCGCGAGAATGTACCGGTGTTGATCTATGGGCCAAACGTGAAGCCGGGGTCGTACGGTCACCGTGAAACCTTCGCCGACATCGGGCAGACGGTTGCAGCCTACTTTGGCCTGTCGCCTATGGACTACGGCAAATCGATACTGTAA
- the deoC gene encoding deoxyribose-phosphate aldolase codes for MTKLTTAAQRALVLMDLTTLNEDDTDEKVTALCRQANSPAGKTAAICIYPRFIPLAKKILREQGTPDIRIATVTNFPHGNDDVEIAVAETKAAIAYGADEVDVVFPYRALIAGNAQIGFELVQACKAVCQDAHVLLKVIIETGELKQEALIRQASEIAIDAGADFIKTSTGKVPVNATPESAAIMLKAIRDKGVGEHVGFKAAGGVRNAEDAAIYLQLADDIMGAEWATAQHFRFGASSLLASLLTTLGHATAAPQGSY; via the coding sequence ATGACCAAGCTGACCACGGCCGCGCAACGCGCGCTGGTGCTGATGGATTTAACCACGCTGAATGAGGATGATACGGATGAAAAAGTGACGGCACTCTGTCGTCAGGCAAACAGCCCGGCAGGGAAAACTGCTGCTATCTGTATCTATCCACGTTTTATCCCTCTGGCGAAAAAGATCCTGCGTGAGCAGGGTACGCCGGATATCCGCATCGCGACGGTGACCAACTTCCCGCACGGCAATGATGATGTTGAGATTGCTGTTGCAGAAACCAAAGCAGCGATAGCTTACGGTGCTGATGAAGTTGATGTCGTATTCCCTTACCGGGCACTGATAGCTGGCAACGCTCAAATCGGTTTTGAGCTGGTGCAGGCTTGTAAAGCCGTGTGTCAGGATGCCCATGTGCTGTTGAAGGTGATCATCGAGACGGGCGAACTCAAGCAAGAAGCGCTGATCCGTCAGGCGAGCGAGATTGCCATTGATGCGGGGGCGGATTTCATTAAAACCTCAACCGGTAAAGTGCCGGTGAACGCAACGCCAGAAAGCGCGGCGATCATGCTGAAGGCGATCCGCGATAAAGGTGTGGGTGAGCATGTCGGTTTTAAAGCGGCGGGCGGCGTGCGTAACGCGGAAGATGCCGCCATCTATCTGCAACTGGCGGACGATATCATGGGCGCTGAATGGGCGACTGCGCAGCATTTTCGCTTTGGCGCATCCAGTCTGCTGGCGAGCCTGCTGACAACGCTTGGCCACGCGACAGCGGCTCCGCAGGGTAGCTACTAA
- the deoD gene encoding purine-nucleoside phosphorylase, whose amino-acid sequence MATPHINAEMGDFADVVLMPGDPLRAKYIAETFLENAHEVNNVRGMLGFTGTYKGRKISVMGHGMGIPSCSIYAKELITEFGVKKIIRVGSCGAVREDVQLRDVVIGMGACTDSKVNRMRFKDHDYAAIADFDMVRNAVDAAKARDVSVRVGNLFSADLFYTPDPQMFDVMEKYGILGVEMEAAGIYGVAAEFGAKALAICTVSDHIRTGAQTTSEERQNTFNEMIEIALESVLLGDNE is encoded by the coding sequence ATGGCTACGCCACATATTAATGCAGAAATGGGTGATTTCGCGGACGTAGTACTGATGCCCGGCGACCCGCTGCGTGCTAAGTATATTGCAGAAACCTTTCTGGAAAATGCCCACGAAGTGAACAACGTGCGTGGCATGTTAGGGTTCACCGGAACCTATAAGGGCCGTAAAATTTCGGTCATGGGCCACGGTATGGGTATCCCATCCTGCTCAATTTATGCGAAAGAACTGATCACCGAATTCGGCGTGAAGAAGATCATTCGCGTGGGTTCCTGCGGCGCGGTACGTGAAGATGTGCAACTGCGCGACGTGGTGATCGGTATGGGTGCCTGTACGGATTCCAAAGTGAACCGCATGCGCTTCAAAGATCACGACTACGCGGCGATTGCCGATTTCGATATGGTGCGTAATGCCGTTGATGCTGCCAAAGCTCGTGATGTTTCTGTCCGCGTTGGTAACCTCTTCTCCGCCGATCTGTTCTACACGCCAGATCCGCAGATGTTCGATGTGATGGAAAAATACGGCATTCTGGGTGTGGAAATGGAAGCGGCTGGTATCTATGGCGTCGCGGCAGAGTTCGGTGCGAAAGCACTGGCAATTTGTACCGTTTCTGACCACATTCGTACCGGTGCACAAACCACGTCAGAAGAGCGTCAAAACACGTTCAACGAGATGATCGAAATCGCGCTGGAATCCGTTCTGCTGGGCGATAACGAGTAA